Proteins from a genomic interval of Arvicola amphibius chromosome 14, mArvAmp1.2, whole genome shotgun sequence:
- the Sgms2 gene encoding phosphatidylcholine:ceramide cholinephosphotransferase 2: MDIIETAKHEGHLENQTSNSPDTYTSPAEAVEEENKNGNGKPKSLSNGLRKGAKKYPDYIQISMPTDSRNKFPLEWWKTGIAFVYALFNLVLTTVMITVVHERVPPKELSPPLPDKFFDYVDRVKWAFSVSEINGIVLVGLWITQWLFLRYKSIVGRRFFFIIGTLYLYRCITMYVTTLPVPGMHFQCAPKLNGDSQAKIQRILRLISGGGLSITGSHILCGDFLFSGHTVVLTLTYLFIKEYSPRHFWWYHLVCWLLSAAGIICILVAHEHYTVDVIIAYYITTRLFWWYHSMANEKNLKVSSQTNFLSRAWWFPIFYFFEKNVQGSIPCCFSWPLSWPPGCFKSSCKKYSRVQKIGEDNEKST; this comes from the exons ATGGATATCATAGAGACAGCAAAACATGAAGGTCATTTGGAAAACCAAACCAGTAACTCTCCCGACACTTACACAAGTCCTGCTGAAGctgtagaagaagaaaacaaaaatggcaatGGGAAACCCAAGAGCTTGTCCAACGGGCTACGAAAGGGCGCCAAAAAGTACCCGGACTACATCCAGATTTCTATGCCCACTGACTCCAGGAACAAGTTTCCCCTGGAGTGGTGGAAAACGGGCATTGCCTTTGTGTATGCTCTCTTCAACCTTGTCCTGACGACTGTCATGATCACAGTCGTGCACGAGAGGGTCCCTCCCAAGGAGCTCAGCCCTCCACTCCCAGACAAGTTTTTTGATTATGTCGACCGGGTCAAATGGGCATTTTCTGTATCAGAAATAAATGGGATTGTATTAGTTGGGTTATGGATCACCCAGTGGCTCTTTCTGAGATACAA GTCTATAGTGGGGCGCAGATTCTTCTTTATCATCGGAACGTTATACCTATATCGCTGCATAACTATGTACGTCACTACATTACCTGTGCCAGGAATGCACTTCCAGTGTGCTCCAAAG CTCAACGGAGACTCCCAGGCAAAAATACAGCGGATTCTCCGGTTGATTTCTGGCGGTGGGTTGTCCATAACGGGATCACACATCCTGTGTGGAGACTTCCTCTTCAGCGGTCATACAGTTGTGCTGACACTTACTTACTTGTTCATCAAAGAAT ACTCTCCTAGGCACTTCTGGTGGTATCATCTGGTCTGCTGGCTGCTGAGCGCTGCCGGCATCATCTGCATCCTCGTGGCGCACGAACACTACACCGTCGACGTGATCATTGCTTACTACATCACAACACGGCTGTTTTGGTGGTACCACTCCATGGCCAACGAAAAG AACTTGAAGGTCTCTTCCCAGACAAATTTCTTGTCTCGGGCTTGGTGGTTCCCCatcttctatttttttgagaaaaacgtCCAAGGCTCGATTCCTTGCTGCTTCTCCTGGCCACTGTCCTGGCCCCCTGGCTGCTTCAAGTCATCATGCAAAAAGTATTCACGGGTCCAGAAGATCGGGGAGGATAACGAGAAGTCTACGTGA